The Triticum urartu cultivar G1812 chromosome 5, Tu2.1, whole genome shotgun sequence genome contains the following window.
TTAGATGTTAATTGAGCAATTCATGAGAAGCTTGTAGCATATGCAGGTAGGTTTTGTTGAATTGATGATGATGTAGGAGTAATCCGTGTGTATGTTAAATTGCCTACTGTTCGCAACTGTCAGTGAGCAATTCAATAGTTGACGATGATTAAAAATAGAATGACCAATGCATTTGTTGAGACATTATGCAATGTTTTACTAGGcacatactccctccatcccataatataagatcgtTTTTGAGATAGTATAGTGTAAAAAACACATTAGTGTAGTATAcgaaacacttttatattatggAATGGAGTGAGTAACTTATTTAATTCCTATTGACATGtgctccctccgtttctaaatataagaccttttagagATTCCAAATATAGGCTATGTAACGGAGGGAGTATCAACCTAGCTAAACTAAAGCTGTGTACTGGTGCTTGGGTCAGTCAAGCTTTGCTGGGTAGTGGGTACTGATGCCTTGCCTGGTTATAACCTGTTTGCGTCAGATGTTGTTTTCTGGTTGAGCTGGCTTATTAACGATTTGTCATATTGCAGTTCAAGGAGCTAGCTCAGGCTTATGAGGTCCTGAGTGATCCTGAGAAGAGAGAAATTTATGACCAGTATGGTGAGGATGCCCTCAAGGAGGGAATGGGAGGTGGAGGAATGCATGATCCTTTCGACATCTTCCAGTCATTCTTTGGTGGTGGCGGCAACCCCTTCGGAGGTAAATCTTATGTGACCAACTTAACCATTCTGGTTGCCATTGTGGTCTGCCTGTATTTTGATCTGACTTAACCATTGCATTGTCCTACAGGTGGCGGGAGCAGTAGGGGCAGGAGGCAGCGCAGGGGTGAGGATGTGGTTCATCCTCTCAAGGTTAGCCTTGAGGAGTTGTACAATGGAACATCAAAGAAGCTCTCTCTTGCCCGCAATGTGCTCTGCTCCAAGTGCAATGGGTAAGTTGTTTTAACCCTTGTGCGTGTAACCTCGAATTTACCGGCTCATGAAGTTCTGAATTTTAATTGTGCTCGTTTGTCCTGCAGCAAGGGTTCAAAGTCTGGGGCTTCCATGAAGTGTGCCGGCTGCCAAGGTGCTGGTTACAAGGTGCAGATAAGGCAGCTGGGACCAGGAATGATTCAGCAAATGCAGCAGCCTTGCAACGAGTGCAGGGGAAGTGGGGAGACCATCAGCGATAAGGATCGCTGTGGGCAGTGCAAAGGTGAGAAGGTGGTGCATGAGAAGAAAGTCCTGGAGGTGGTGGTTGAGAAGGGAATGCAGCATGGACAGAAGATCACCTTCCCCGGCGAGGCGGATGAAGCGGTATGCGTCGAACTTCAGTATGAGTACTATGTTTTTCTGTATGTGTTGTGCCTGTTACCTTGCCTGATCTGTCTGCTTGTGTCATGCAGCCTGATACCGTTACTGGAGACATAATCTTCGTCCTCCAGCAGAAGGAGCACCCCAAATTCAAGCGGAAGGGTGATGACCTCTTCTACGAGCACACCCTGACCCTGACTGAGGCCCTGTGTGGCTTCCAGTATGTCCTGGCTCATTTGGACGGCAGGCAGCTGCTCATCAAGTCCAACCCTGGCGAAGTGGTCAAGCCTGGTAAGTGTTGATGAATTCAACCTGGAATGATCATCTGATTTGGCTCAGATAGGTATTCAACTGATGCTCATCATCTATCCAAATGTTTCTACAGATTCATTCAAGGCGATCAACGATGAGGGCATGCCCATGTACCAGAGGCCGTTCATGAAGGGCAAGCTGTACATCCACTTCACGGTGGATTTCCCTGACTCGCTGAGCCTGGACCAGTGCAAGGCGCTCGAGACTGTCCTCCCGCCCAAGCCGGCGTCGCAGTACACGGACATGGAGCTGGACGAGTGCGAGGAGACGATGGCCTATGACATCGACATTGAGGAGGAGATGCGGAGGCGGCAACAGCAGCAGGCACAGGAGGCCTACGACGAGGATGAGGACATgcccggcggcggcggccagCGGGTGCAGTGCGCACAGCAGTAGGCAGGCACGATGTTTGTGATTGTCAGTCAGCAGAAGAATTCGTTTCTGGTTGTTCTCAAGTTTTCCATGTTAGGGTTCTTACCCTTTTGGTGCTAGTATATGATATAACTACTTTACTGAACGATACCGGGTCGTCCAGGGAAATTATTTgccttcttgttttgcttgctgtgGCATGTTTACCGGGGTAGTTGGCTGCTGATGAGCAGAGTTGCCATGGTATGTTTAGTTGGCTGCTGATGCGAAGAGTTGCCATGGCATGTTTAGTTGGCTGCTGATGATCCGAGCTGACAACATTTTTGTTTCATGGGGCTTAGGATTAAATGGACCATCCCGACGAGTAGACTTGCCTGTTCCTTCGGATTCACGACGATGACATGTCGTCGGGCATCATCGTCAGACGAACATTGAGCAAAACAAATGAAATGGTCATTGTAGTGACCTCGCGATCATGAATCACTTCCATGTTGCAGGGGAGCGTGTGGGTAAAAAGGGCCCTGGGCAGGGTATTTTGTTTGGCCGGGATGTCGAAGTTCGAGGTGACGGACGTCCAAACTCCCTCAAACCTTTTTAATTTGGTTTTGATTTGTTCGATCTTGAACTTCTAAAGTTGTCTGAAGAATTATGATGACCAAATGTCCGAACTGTTACGATCCAGATTTTGCAGACGATTTGATGATCCATTGTGGAGTTTGGCGTGAGCTACCGTGCCGAAAGGCACATGCTCCTTGCTCAGAGCCTGGCAGCgggcaaaaatgacaaatttaACCTATGAATGAAACTATTTTACAAACTGAACTGTATTGAGATTTTTTCATCCAACTAATCTTTTTATGTAGCGCCCGATATCTAAACGTCATACTATACTATGCAACGCCTAGTTCTCAGGCGTCACACGTCTAGCCAGTATCGTACCTCAGACTACCTGAAAAATGTTAAGTCAATATGCAACGCCTGAGAGTTAGGCGCTACATTGTATAGTGTAGCGCCTAGTGTGTAGGCGTTACGCAGCATGTGAAATGCAAATCCATGCACAAAGTCAGGCGAAGGTACGACACGCGGCACGTCTCGATGGGCATGTGCTTTCATACATGCATGCATGAGAAAAGTGGTACAAGTATATTATATATGAGCATGGTAAGTCGACAAAAGTTTTGCGCCGGGTCCACACCGTGCCATGCATGCATAGGCTTGCCCTGTTTATAGTGTGTCCACACTGTAACGTTGGGTGAAAGACTTAAATATACCAGGCACTAGTGTAGCGCCTAGCTCTCAGGCGTTGCACATTAAGTTAACATTTTTCAGGCAGTTTGGGGTGCGACACTGGAGAGGCGTGTGATGCCTGAGAGCTAG
Protein-coding sequences here:
- the LOC125510854 gene encoding dnaJ protein homolog, translated to MFGRGPPKKSDSTRYYEILGVPKDASQDDLKKAYRKAAIKNHPDKGGDPEKFKELAQAYEVLSDPEKREIYDQYGEDALKEGMGGGGMHDPFDIFQSFFGGGGNPFGGGGSSRGRRQRRGEDVVHPLKVSLEELYNGTSKKLSLARNVLCSKCNGKGSKSGASMKCAGCQGAGYKVQIRQLGPGMIQQMQQPCNECRGSGETISDKDRCGQCKGEKVVHEKKVLEVVVEKGMQHGQKITFPGEADEAPDTVTGDIIFVLQQKEHPKFKRKGDDLFYEHTLTLTEALCGFQYVLAHLDGRQLLIKSNPGEVVKPDSFKAINDEGMPMYQRPFMKGKLYIHFTVDFPDSLSLDQCKALETVLPPKPASQYTDMELDECEETMAYDIDIEEEMRRRQQQQAQEAYDEDEDMPGGGGQRVQCAQQ